Proteins from one Nyctibius grandis isolate bNycGra1 chromosome 2, bNycGra1.pri, whole genome shotgun sequence genomic window:
- the KLHL15 gene encoding kelch-like protein 15, with product MAGDVEGFSSSIHDTSVSAGFRALYEEGLLLDVTLVIEDHQFQAHKALLATQSDYFRIMFTADMRERDQDKIHLKGLTATGFSHVLQFMYYGTIELSMNTVHEILQAAMYVQLIEVVKFCCSFLLAKICLENCAEIMRLLDDFGVNIEGVREKLDSFLLENFVPLMSRPDFLSYLSFEKLMSYLDNDHLSRFPEIELYEAVQAWLRHDRRRWRHTDTIIQNIRFCLMTPSSVFEKVKTSEFYRYSRQLRHEVDQAMNYFHSVHQQPLMEMKSNKIRSAKPQTAVFRGMIGHSMVNSKILLLHKPRVWWELEGPQVPLRPDCLAIVNNFVFLLGGEELGPDGEFHASSKVFRYDPRQNTWLRMADMSVPRSEFAVGVIGRYVYAVAGRTRDETFYSTERYDITEDKWEFVDPYPVNKYGHEGTVLGNKLYITGGITSSSTSKQVCVFDPSKEGTVEQRTRRTQVVTNCWENKCKMNYARCFHKMICYNGKLYVFGGVCVILRASFESQGCPSTEVYDPDTDQWTILASMPIGRSGHGVAVLDKQIMVLGGLCYNGHYSDSILTFDPEENKWKEDEYPRMPCKLDGLQVCSLHFPEYVLEHVRRCS from the exons ATGGCAGGGGACGTGGAAGGGTTTAGCTCCTCCATCCATGACACCAGTGTCTCTGCTGGATTCAGAGCACTGTATGAGGAGGGATTGCTTCTTGATGTCACACTTGTCATTGAAGACCACCAATTTCAGGCCCATAAAGCACTGCTTGCCACCCAGAGTGATTACTTCAGGATTATGTTCACAGCTGATATGCGAGAACGAGATCAGGACAAAATCCATTTGAAAGGTCTGACAGCTACAGGCTTCAGTCATGTCCTCCAATTCATGTACTATGGAACTATTGAACTGAGTATGAACACTGTTCATGAAATCCTTCAGGCTGCCATGTATGTCCAGCTTATAGAGGTGGTAAAattttgctgctcttttctcttAGCTAAAATCTGCTTAGAAAACTGTGCAGAAATTATGAGACTTCTGGATGATTTTGGTGTAAACATCGAAGGAGTCAGGGAAAAATTGGACTCCTTTCTGCTAGAAAATTTCGTGCCACTCATGTCCAGACCTGACTTCCTTTCATATCTGAGCTTTGAGAAGCTCATGTCTTACTTGGATAATGATCATCTGAGCAGGTTTCCAGAGATAGAGCTGTACGAAGCTGTTCAGGCCTGGCTGCGCCACGATAGAAGACGCTGGAGGCATACGGACACCATCATTCAGAACATCAGGTTTTGTTTGATGACACCATCCAGTGTTTTTGAGAAG GTAAAAACATCAGAGTTTTATCGATACTCCCGGCAGCTGCGACATGAGGTTGACCAAGCCATGAATTACTTTCATAGCGTTCACCAACAGCCTTTGATGGAAATGAAATCGAACAAAATTCGTTCTGCCAAACCCCAGACTGCAGTATTTAGAGGAATGATAGGACACAGTATGGTAAACAGTAAAATTCTTCTCTTGCACAAACCAAGGGTCTGGTGGGAACTAGAGGGTCCTCAAGTACCTTTACGACCAGACTGCCTTGCCATTGTGAATAACTTTGTGTTCCTGTTAGGTGGGGAAGAACTGGGGCCAGACGGTGAGTTTCATGCTTCATCCAAAGTGTTTAGATATGACCCAAGACAGAACACTTGGTTACGAATGGCAGACATGTCTGTTCCACGTTCCGAGTTTGCTGTTGGAGTTATTGGGAGGTATGTTTATGCAGTGGCTGGGAGAACCAGGGATGAAACGTTTTACTCAACTGAACGGTATGATATTACTGAAGATAAATGGGAATTTGTGGATCCCTATCCAGTCAATAAATATGGACATGAAGGTACTGTGCTTGGTAACAAGTTGTATATCACTGGTGGAATTACATCATCTTCAACTTCTAAgcaagtgtgtgtgtttgaTCCCAGTAAAGAAGGGACAGTAGAGCAGCGAACAAGGAGAACTCAAGTGGTCACTAACTGTTGGGAGAACAAATGCAAGATGAATTATGCAAGATGCTTTCACAAAATGATTTGCTATAATGGTAAGCTTTATGTCTTTGGTGGTGTCTGTGTGATCCTAAGGGCCTCCTTTGAGTCTCAAGGATGTCCTTCTACAGAGGTTTATGACCCAGATACTGATCAGTGGACTATATTGGCTTCTATGCCAATTGGAAGAAGTGGTCATGGTGTAGCTGTTCTGGACAAACAGATAATGGTTCTTGGAGGCCTTTGTTACAATGGTCATTACAGTGATTCAATTCTCACCTTTGatccagaggaaaacaaatggaaagaagaTGAATATCCGAGGATGCCGTGCAAGCTGGATGGCTTACAGGTCTGCAGCTTGCACTTCCCTGAATATGTTTTGGAGCATGTTAGACGTTGCAGCTAA